One genomic segment of Equus przewalskii isolate Varuska chromosome 13, EquPr2, whole genome shotgun sequence includes these proteins:
- the LECT2 gene encoding leukocyte cell-derived chemotaxin-2 yields the protein MFSTGVIFLAVLISTALAGPWANICAGKSSNEIRTCDSHGCGRYTAQSHRPHQGVDVLCSDGSTVYAPFTGMIVAQEKPYKDKNAINNGVRLSGRGFCIKMLHVKPIKHKGSIKKGEKLGTVLPLQKVYPGIQSHVHIENCDSSDPTAYL from the exons ATGTTTTCCACAGGAGTCATCTTTTTGGCTGTTTTGATTTCGACTG caCTGGCTGGACCATGGGCTAATATATGTGCTGGCAAGTCTTCCAATGAGATCAGGACGTGTGACAGCCATGGCTGTGGCCGGTACACTGCTCAAAG TCACAGGCCTCACCAGGGCGTGGATGTCTTGTGCTCTGATGGATCTACCGTGTATGCACCTTTCACCGGAATGATTGTGGCCCAGGAGAAACCGTATAAAGACAAAAATGCCATCAATAATGGTGTTCGGCTATCTGGAAGAG gTTTCTGTATTAAAATGTTACACGTTAAGCCAATTAAACATAAAGGTTCCATcaagaagggagaaaaactgGGAACTGTACTGCCCTTGCAGAAAGTTTATCCTGGCATACAATCCCATGTGCATATTGAAAACTGTGACTCGAGTGATCCTACAGCGTACCTATAA